GGCCAGCGATTTACCGATGGAAATGCCTTCGAGGATGCATAATAGTGCAATCGCCAGCGCGGGACTGGCTAGAGTTTGAATGCTGCTTAGCGAGAATTCGGGCGCTTGGAAGGACCAGTCGGCCGCGTTGATACCTGTTAGAAAATGTATGTCGCTCTCGCGCCCCAGAAATTTGATATGCAGCTTTTCGATCACAAATTCAGTGAATGCTGATATGGCGAGCAGACTGATCGCCACATTAGGCAGTGATTTGAACTTTGTATTTAAAGCGAAAAAGAGCAGCGCGGTCACCACGCTGACGCCTACAGTGGCCCAATGCACGGTATCGATGGATTGGCACATCAGCATTGCCGACTCGTAAAAGGTGGCCCCTTTGCCTGGCATTTCGAGTCCCAGCGCCTTCGGTATCTGGTTGGTGATAATGAGCAAGGCCGCTGCCGTGATGTAGCCAGTGATGACTGAGCGCGAGATGTATTGCACCAAATTGGCCACTTTGAAGTAGTCACCTAGCGCGATAAAAAAGCCCACCATAAAGATGAGCAGTGGCACCATGCCTAGTTTTTCCGCGCCCACGATTCCCAAGCTGGCAAAGGCGCTCAGCAGCATGACTGAGGTCGCGTTGGTGGGGCCGAGTGTGATTAAGTGACTCTTGGCAAAAATCGGTGCGACCATTGCGGCAATGGCTGAGCCGTAGATGCCATACTGGATCGGCAGACCTGCGATAAGCGCATAGGCCATGCCTTGTGGAAATGCGAGCAGGGCGACATTGAGCCCTGCTCGCAGATCACCAGCGAAGTAGCTGGTTTGGTAATCTTTTAGGGACCGCCTAAGCGGCCAAAAGTTGAGTGTGTTGTAGTCTCGCGCAGCGCTCAGACCAGATTGTAGATGTCTAAGAAGGTCAGCCACGTTGCGCTCGTTTGATGTATCCGCTGCTTACTGTGCAGGGTAGAGGGTGGCCATGACTTCGTCGTGTAGCGGTGCTTTGGCTGCGATGATACAGCGCTCGTCGAAGGCGTCGCCGCCCTTCCAGCCAGTTACCTTGAAGCCTGCACCTTCCAGACAAGGGAGGATGGCTGCGCAGTCCCAGATTTCCATCATTGGGTCGCACATGATATCGATAAAGCCCGAGCAAAGTAGGATGTAGCCACCGGCGTCGCCCCATGAGCGGTAGAGCGCAGTCTTGGGAGGTAGTGCGGTCCAGTCAGCTTCGTTTTGCCAGAGTGTTTTGCGAATTGGATCGGTGGTGCACAGCGTCGCTTGACTGAGTGGGCAGGCCTCGCGTCCGGAAACGGGTTTGCCGTTCAAAGTGGTGGTTTCGCAATCGCCGATGACCATTTGTTTCAGCACTGGCTGGTTGATTGCCCCGATGACTGGGCGGCCTTTATACATAAGTGCGATGAGGGTGGCAAAAAGTGGCACGCCGGAGATGAAAGATTTGGTGCCATCGACCGGGTCGAGCACCCAGACGAAGTCGGCGTCGTCGCGCTCGCGGCCGTATTCTTCGCCAATGATGCCATGCTCGGGGTAGCGTTCCGCCAAAATCTCGCGGATGCGTTTTTCCGCATTACGGTCGGCCAAAGTCACCGGTGTGGCGTCGGACTTGCGCTCGATTTCTACGTCTGGACCGTAGTGAGGGAGTATCTCCTTGGCGGCTTCATCGCAAAGATATGCGATGAATTCGATGAATTCGTCTTTTTGTGCGCGTGTAAGTTCGGACATTTTCTGTGCTATTGATTCTAGTGACGCGAGCATCCTCTCGCTTCACTTTTGTTGATAAAATAATTGAGTTTCAAACGCTGAGGGTTCCCGATCTCCGAGGCAACAGCAGATTCACGTGAGTTGAAATTCTTGCTTCAGGTTTTCGAGTTATATGCGTTTGTGTTTTTGTGAAAGGCCTGCATAGCTCTTTTTATGGAAAAAAGACGTTTAGGACGTAGCGGCATGGTCGTTTCTGAAATTTGCCTTGGTACGATGACTTTTGGTTCGCAATTAGACGAGCGTGAGTCGTTTGCAATCATGGATGCGGCCTATGAGGCGGGAATTGATTTTTTCGATACCGCGGAGATTTATCCAGTGCCCCCGAAGGCGGAGTGGGTCCATCGGACGGAAGAGATCGTTGGTAAGTGGCTGCAGGGCAAGGATCGTAGCTCGATTTTGTTGGCGACCAAGGTCGTGGGGCCTGGTCACGGATGGTTTGTGCCGCCGATACGTTCAGGCAAGACGGCGCTGGATCGCCATCACATTCGCACCGCCATCGAGGGGAGTCTGCGTCGTTTGCAGACGGACTATGTCGATCTCTATCAGACGCATTGGCCGGATCATGATTTTGGCTACGAAGAGACTTTGCAGACGCTGACCGAGTTGCAGGAGGAGGGCAAGGTGCGTGTGATCGGTAGCTCCAACGAAACGGAGTGGGGCACGATGAAAGCCAATCAAGTGGCGAAAGAGAATGGTTATGCGCGCTACCAGACGATCCAGAATAATTTTTCGATTAATAACCGACGCTTTGAAGATGCATTAGCGGACATTTGCCGCCGTGAGGGGATCAGTCTGCTACCATACTCGCCTATTGCGGGGGGCGTGCTGAGTGGAAAATACAATGATGGTGCTTTGCCTTCCGGGGCACGGTTTTCGGAATATTTAGAGAAGGGTGAAGCGCGACAACGGCAGATGGCAGAGCGCTTCGTCAATGAAAAGAGCCTGGCAACGACTGCCGAGTTGATCGAATTGGCTAAGGAATTAAACATGGATGTGGTGACATTGGCAGTTGCTTGGAGTAAGCAGCACGACTTCGTGGCCTCGACTATTATTGGCGCGAATTCAATCGAGCAACTCAAGCCCAGTTTGGCTGCGGCCGGCCTCAAGTTGAGTGACGAGACGCTTAAGCGAATTGACGCCATCTCGGCGAAATACCCATATCCGATGGGGTAATATGCAGAAGCACAAAATCTATAATACGACTCGACGTGGTTTGCCCCTCGGTCGGAAGACGCATCTCGTCGGTATTCTGAATCTGACGCCAGATTCCTTTTCGGACGGGGGAGATTTTACAGATATGGATGCTGCGGTTGTGCGCTTCCATGCCATGGTGGAAGCGGGCGCAGTGATGATTGATGTGGGCGGCGAGTCGACGCGACCGGGCCACATTCCTGTTCCGGCTGCCGAGGAGATCGCTCGGGTGGTGCCTTTTATCGAGAAGGTGCGTCCACATACGGATGCCTTGATTTCGGTCGACACTTCCAAGGCAGAGGTGGCGGCGGCGGCCGTTGCGGCGGGGGCTGATGTCGTGAATGATGTTTGGGGCGCGCAGCGAGACCCAAAGATGCCGGAAGTGATGGCTGCGGCGGGAGCCTGTGTGTTAATGCATAATCGCCCCGCAGAGGAAGCCGGCATCGGCGATGTGATGGAGGCGATTCAGACTTATCTGCAGCGATCGATCGATTGGGTCAAAGCGGCGGGGGTTCGGGACGATGCAATCTTGCTGGATCCGGGGCTCGGGTTTGGGAAGAGCTACGAGGAAAATTGGGAAATTATGCGTCGCTTGCCAGAGCTGGTGGCGCTGGGCTATCCGATTTTTCTGGGGGCGTCGCGGAAGTCGATGATTGCCAAATTACTCGACCTTCAAGATCCCAAGGCGCGGCTCAATGGCACGCTAGCGACCACTGCACTCGGGATTCGGGCCGGAGTCGATTTCATCCGCGTACACGATGTGCGTGAGAATCGAGAGTGCGCGGATGTCATGGATCACTGCCTGCGGACTTAGGACTTTTGCTTCTTTCGGTTGACGATTTCCAGCAAGGTCGCGCGGAGCTCTTTAAGGCCGACCGGCTTGGGCAGGTAGTATTCCATGCCAGCTTCTTTGAAGCGACTACGGTCGGATATGACGTTGAAGGCGGTGACTGCAATAATGGGAAGGTCTTTGACTTCGTCGCCTGCCAGACCCGCACGAATGGCCATGGTGGCCTCCACTCCGTCCATGATGGGCATATCCACGTCTGTAAGTAGAACATCGAAGCTGGGATCTTGCTGGAGTGCGATGATGGCTTCCTGGCCATTTTCCACTGCGGTGACTTCTTGCCCCATTTTTTTCAGTAGCATGACGATTAAGTTGCGGCTGGCGCGATCATCTTCAGCTGCGAGCACTTTG
The nucleotide sequence above comes from Coraliomargarita algicola. Encoded proteins:
- a CDS encoding inositol monophosphatase family protein, which codes for MSELTRAQKDEFIEFIAYLCDEAAKEILPHYGPDVEIERKSDATPVTLADRNAEKRIREILAERYPEHGIIGEEYGRERDDADFVWVLDPVDGTKSFISGVPLFATLIALMYKGRPVIGAINQPVLKQMVIGDCETTTLNGKPVSGREACPLSQATLCTTDPIRKTLWQNEADWTALPPKTALYRSWGDAGGYILLCSGFIDIMCDPMMEIWDCAAILPCLEGAGFKVTGWKGGDAFDERCIIAAKAPLHDEVMATLYPAQ
- a CDS encoding aldo/keto reductase — its product is MEKRRLGRSGMVVSEICLGTMTFGSQLDERESFAIMDAAYEAGIDFFDTAEIYPVPPKAEWVHRTEEIVGKWLQGKDRSSILLATKVVGPGHGWFVPPIRSGKTALDRHHIRTAIEGSLRRLQTDYVDLYQTHWPDHDFGYEETLQTLTELQEEGKVRVIGSSNETEWGTMKANQVAKENGYARYQTIQNNFSINNRRFEDALADICRREGISLLPYSPIAGGVLSGKYNDGALPSGARFSEYLEKGEARQRQMAERFVNEKSLATTAELIELAKELNMDVVTLAVAWSKQHDFVASTIIGANSIEQLKPSLAAAGLKLSDETLKRIDAISAKYPYPMG
- the folP gene encoding dihydropteroate synthase encodes the protein MQKHKIYNTTRRGLPLGRKTHLVGILNLTPDSFSDGGDFTDMDAAVVRFHAMVEAGAVMIDVGGESTRPGHIPVPAAEEIARVVPFIEKVRPHTDALISVDTSKAEVAAAAVAAGADVVNDVWGAQRDPKMPEVMAAAGACVLMHNRPAEEAGIGDVMEAIQTYLQRSIDWVKAAGVRDDAILLDPGLGFGKSYEENWEIMRRLPELVALGYPIFLGASRKSMIAKLLDLQDPKARLNGTLATTALGIRAGVDFIRVHDVRENRECADVMDHCLRT